The Bicyclus anynana chromosome 4, ilBicAnyn1.1, whole genome shotgun sequence DNA window ATGTCTGGGACATGTTTTTTAAACATCACCTGTACTTCATCGAATATCCATCCCAACATCTCTACAAGTGCGTTCACGAAAAATCTGGCGTGGCAACCGAACATCAAAAACATATACACGAGAAAATATATCAATTCGTTATCGACGGAGACGAGGATATTTTCATCACAAACGAGACAGGCTTGTATAGAATCAAGAAAAACACCACAGATAGGATCTTTTATGGAGAGCCCACTGTGTTTCGAGCCATTGAAGTGAACAACAAAGGTGTAGCCTATTTTAGTGCCAAAGACGGTATTTATGTTGCAAACAAAACGAGTGACACACTCGAGAATGTCGctcgtataaaaaatatattcggtCTGGCCTTCGATAACGATGACAACATTATTTACTCGAGTCCTTATGAAATTATCAAATTATTGCCAGAACGCTGCAAATAATAGTCGATAtgttaataacttatttatattataatagcaatatatttgtaactaaataattaagCTTCAATGTCTTAACTGTTAGGGACTCAGATCCAATTTCCACacgatgaaaaaaaattgagtttctaCCTAACACATAATACTTAACTTAAAAATGCTTAACACGAAGTTACTTTTGAGTGACGTTATCAGTACACTGgggtacaaaataattataaaaactacaAAGTACgagttgtataataaatattataatctgctttttgttttattttattcttagagATTAGGAAAACGCATAAATAACACctattaagtaagtatttcaaaaaaattatatgactGAAACGAAAGGtttgtttttaatcaaaataataaatctataacgAAATACTTAtcgctaaattattattttcatataatattaaaaatgagttcAGTGTACTTGGTAACAGtaatttcttaatgttctacttattattttttattttatttcagtacaTTTTATAGTTAGAACTCGTAGGTATGAACGAGAGCCTGTGAGAGCCATATTTTCCTCAATTTATAGAAAGTGCACACGTGCCTTAGGTAGGTACGGTAGGCAACTATAGAGTATAgaggctttgggagatagcagatCTCAAGGGAGTGTAacttggtggctttgggagataccAGATTTCAAGGGAATATGGAacttggtggctttgggagataccAGATTTCAAGGGAGTATGAaacgtggtggctttgggattGGGAGCTAGAAGATTTCAAGGCATTATTGAACGTGgcggctttgggagatagcagatCTCAAGGGAGTAAACCCTTGAAATCCACCTATGTAAGCTACCAAAagcgtaatttttatttttttatataatgaggAAAGTCTGACTGTCGTAAGCACTTAGGTAGTTCAGTAGGTAAGATTAGTGATTATGACATATCAGATTTATGTCATACTCGTAAGTCGGTAATCAAAGATTAAATTGATTATGAATGTTCTGTTATGAGAAACATTTCAATTGCGACGACATTCAGCAAAATATCATCCTCATACTACTAGTCTGACAAGCATTTTGCGATCCAATTTACCACCACTGAACACTATTATATCTCAGTGAGATACattcaaatttcaactttatgtATTTGGGTTAACGTTCATGTTGCAATAAATGACCGTACCAAGGCTAAATGTCAGAGGCTCTGGGGCAATGACGTCATAGCCTCCCCCAGAAACCGTAAAGGGAGCGTTTGTAGCGAGACGACATTCTTTGAATCCTCGCTTTTAATGTGTAAATGGTATTGCTTCAATGGTTAGTATAATCAGATACCCTAGAATTTAGATGCACACGTGTAtcagattattttatttctactttTTATACAGACTATTTTAGTGGCCTACTGTATGACTAGAGCTCTAGCTATAAAGCCTATAGGAGAGGATATTTGGAGCTAACTCACCACGCTGAATCCAATGCAGGCAGGAGAGTGATAATGTTTAGTATTACGGTCACTGTTATAGTGTCAGATTCGAAAATTTAACCAGCTCTCAGATGGagacttttttttcttaatttaagtTTCAGATATTTTGTATCTatacttaggtataataaaactgtagcaggtccaattctgtatattaaagatattttgaaaatttttgttggggggcattatataatcgatactgaagctaaaaatatttttttgatttcctcgcggacaaagtcgcgggcgtccgctagttcgtGAATGAGACGCTTATGTACTCATAATATTTGAAGggcttatattaattttacattataaaatatattttacccaAAACTGTTTCAACGTTTGATATACTCTCCTCCTCAGCTACGGGCAGGATTTGAACCTCGAACTGAAACATCTATGGTTTGATcgcttgatgtaggtacctactattgtGGTAAACTAACATTTCGGTTAAAAACTTACCAATCTCAAAATCTTATTGAAAAATCTGAGACTAATAAACAACCCTTTCAAAAAGTGAGGTAAAGTCTGTTTTTCTCTGACATTTGCACTCCTGGGATTTAATAACACGCTTCTAATAGCTTTACTTGTAACTGTGTATGtaagcaaatcttggaatcttaactTCCCGGTCGGCTGTTTGAAGTCCACACCCAtgatattaatctatacttataataaatctgtagagaggtcaattctgtacatgaaacatatttccaaaataactatcagggggtgattagtggtcgatactgatgccaaaaatgcaatcagtaaaatttttgtctgtctgtctgtctgtctgtctgtatgttctttatacaaacaaaaactactcgacggattttaacgaaacttggtacaattatttctaatactcctgggcaggttatagtatacttttcatcacgctacaatctatagaagcagagcagtgaagcgaaacgttgggaaaacgggagaagttacttcatttttt harbors:
- the LOC112047304 gene encoding ommochrome-binding protein-like — translated: MKFNIMKIKLILFLIVIVRAKENSECKEIHLNNVPHKKHVLGMGLNRPYQLAYDLKEHKVFFSYNVGNDTEDTFQIGFLKKGHIKHEEVPDVVNGFAIAIDNKDDVIYFGGSEGIYKHHLKPNSTVEKIVSDRNVWDMFFKHHLYFIEYPSQHLYKCVHEKSGVATEHQKHIHEKIYQFVIDGDEDIFITNETGLYRIKKNTTDRIFYGEPTVFRAIEVNNKGVAYFSAKDGIYVANKTSDTLENVARIKNIFGLAFDNDDNIIYSSPYEIIKLLPERCK